One genomic window of Clostridioides sp. ES-S-0054-01 includes the following:
- a CDS encoding SAM-dependent methyltransferase — protein sequence MKLTDRLLKIASLVSDGKKIADIGTDHGYIPVYLLKKGRVPFAVLADVNKGPLDNARKEVIQNNLLDKVDLRLGSGIEILEIGEVEEVIIAGMGGILISELLEAKKEVAHSIEKLILQPMQAQEELRRYLLNNGYEIFKEVLVREDFRIYEIIVAKYTGKNTIIEDEIYYEVGIKLLENKGSLFNDFIEKKIKTYSSIVSNLEGKNGETIDKKREESEVAIKKLENLIK from the coding sequence TTGAAATTAACAGATAGATTATTGAAAATAGCATCATTAGTGTCAGATGGTAAAAAAATAGCTGACATAGGAACAGACCATGGATACATACCAGTATATTTGTTAAAAAAGGGAAGAGTACCATTTGCAGTGTTGGCTGATGTTAATAAAGGACCTCTTGACAATGCACGTAAAGAAGTCATACAGAACAATCTTTTAGATAAAGTTGATTTACGATTGGGTTCTGGTATAGAGATTCTTGAAATAGGGGAAGTAGAAGAAGTAATAATTGCTGGTATGGGTGGAATCTTGATAAGTGAGCTTCTTGAAGCTAAAAAAGAAGTAGCACATAGTATAGAAAAATTAATACTACAGCCGATGCAAGCACAAGAGGAACTTAGACGTTACCTTTTAAACAACGGTTATGAAATTTTCAAAGAAGTTTTAGTGAGAGAAGATTTTAGAATATATGAAATAATAGTTGCCAAATATACAGGTAAAAATACTATAATAGAAGATGAGATATATTATGAGGTTGGAATAAAACTTTTAGAAAATAAGGGCTCTCTTTTTAATGATTTTATAGAAAAAAAGATAAAAACATATAGTTCTATAGTTAGTAATTTAGAAGGAAAAAATGGAGAAACTATAGATAAGAAGAGAGAAGAAAGTGAAGTTGCAATAAAAAAACTTGAAAATTTAATAAAATAA
- a CDS encoding Nif3-like dinuclear metal center hexameric protein, whose translation MLLKSLTRKIEKKYPLNLAEDWDNVGLIVGDFDMDVKRVLVSLEANEDVIDEAISKNIDLIVTHHPFIFGKINKINSADLKGRLIQKLIKNDISLYSMHTNFDIAFDGLNDYFMEIMEFSNSKVLDVTESENLYKLAVYVPCNYSDEIRKVLSNSGAGNIGNYSDCTFSIEGEGQFKPLEGSNPFLGSVNGIETVNEVKIETVVPQKLLGGVISSMLDAHPYEEVAYDLYKLENKGKTFGLGRVSRLDESMTLENLSNKIKEKLNMKHIRVVGNLSTNITKVAVVTGAGSEFVKKAKRQGAEVLITGDVKYHEAQDALDIGMCIVDCGHFDTEDIFKNVMKRFLDEFSEIEVIKSDVYLNPFSII comes from the coding sequence ATGCTATTAAAGAGTCTAACTAGAAAAATTGAAAAAAAGTACCCTCTAAACTTAGCGGAGGATTGGGACAATGTAGGTCTTATAGTTGGAGATTTTGATATGGATGTAAAAAGGGTATTAGTATCTTTAGAAGCTAATGAAGATGTTATTGATGAAGCTATATCCAAAAATATAGATTTAATTGTGACACATCATCCTTTTATATTTGGAAAAATTAATAAGATTAATAGTGCAGATTTAAAAGGTAGACTTATCCAAAAACTTATTAAAAATGATATATCACTTTACTCTATGCATACTAATTTTGATATAGCATTTGATGGTCTAAATGACTATTTTATGGAAATTATGGAATTTAGTAACTCAAAAGTTTTAGATGTAACGGAAAGCGAGAATTTATACAAACTAGCAGTATATGTTCCATGTAACTATTCAGATGAAATTAGAAAGGTTTTAAGTAATTCAGGAGCAGGTAATATAGGCAATTATAGTGATTGTACGTTTTCAATAGAAGGTGAAGGACAATTTAAGCCATTAGAAGGCTCTAATCCGTTTCTTGGAAGTGTAAATGGTATAGAAACTGTAAATGAAGTTAAAATTGAAACTGTAGTGCCACAGAAGCTTTTAGGAGGGGTAATAAGTTCTATGTTGGATGCACATCCTTATGAAGAAGTTGCATATGATTTGTACAAGCTAGAAAATAAAGGCAAGACATTTGGCCTAGGTAGAGTAAGTAGACTTGATGAAAGTATGACATTGGAAAACCTTTCAAATAAAATAAAAGAGAAATTAAATATGAAACATATCAGAGTGGTGGGAAATCTTAGTACAAATATAACGAAAGTAGCAGTTGTAACAGGGGCTGGTTCAGAGTTTGTAAAAAAGGCTAAGAGACAAGGAGCAGAAGTCTTAATAACTGGAGATGTAAAGTATCATGAGGCACAAGATGCCCTTGATATTGGAATGTGTATAGTGGATTGTGGTCATTTTGATACAGAAGATATATTCAAAAACGTTATGAAGAGATTTTTGGATGAATTTAGTGAAATTGAAGTAATAAAAAGTGATGTATATTTGAATCCATTTAGTATCATTTAG
- a CDS encoding NAD(P)H-dependent oxidoreductase — protein MKAAVIFHSVCGSTYLLAREYKEVLEEMNIEVDIFKVSDEVAKTLPQYYLINSKEYKDEFESINVIKSGKELLDYDVVFMGSPTYYGNVSGQMKMFMDSFSDIWVGASLSGKTFGCFATAGSQHGGGELALQAMNIFAQHMGMTLLSVPCTVRGSHPAYGILHIAGDNSDIRPSDDVKLGIRDYLKRLNI, from the coding sequence ATGAAAGCAGCAGTAATTTTTCATAGTGTTTGTGGGAGTACATATTTATTAGCTAGAGAGTATAAAGAGGTTCTTGAAGAAATGAATATCGAGGTAGATATATTTAAAGTAAGTGATGAAGTTGCAAAAACACTTCCTCAATATTATTTGATAAATTCTAAAGAGTATAAAGATGAATTTGAAAGTATAAACGTAATTAAATCTGGAAAAGAACTACTAGATTATGATGTTGTATTTATGGGGTCACCAACTTATTATGGAAATGTATCTGGTCAAATGAAGATGTTTATGGATAGTTTTTCTGATATTTGGGTAGGAGCATCTTTAAGCGGGAAAACATTTGGTTGTTTTGCTACAGCAGGTTCACAACATGGAGGAGGAGAACTAGCTCTGCAAGCAATGAACATATTTGCCCAACATATGGGAATGACTCTTTTATCAGTTCCATGTACAGTAAGAGGAAGTCATCCAGCATATGGAATACTTCATATAGCAGGAGATAACTCTGATATAAGACCAAGTGATGATGTTAAGTTGGGTATAAGAGATTACCTAAAAAGACTTAATATATAA
- a CDS encoding pyridoxamine 5'-phosphate oxidase family protein → MFREMRLKKREMTKEDTVEVLKNGEFGTFSTISENGYPYGVAVNYVYFNDSIYFHCARNGHKLDNISKNNKVSFLVVANENVIPDKFSTTYSSAIVFGKACTVENEEKKNALVEIIKKYSKGFFEEGMKYIEKDMNLTTVVKIEIDHISGKASRL, encoded by the coding sequence ATGTTTAGAGAAATGAGATTAAAAAAGAGAGAAATGACAAAAGAAGATACTGTCGAAGTATTAAAAAATGGTGAATTTGGTACTTTTTCCACTATATCTGAAAATGGCTATCCTTATGGAGTTGCTGTAAACTATGTATATTTTAATGATTCGATTTACTTCCATTGTGCAAGAAATGGTCATAAGTTAGATAATATATCAAAAAACAACAAAGTTTCTTTTCTAGTAGTTGCTAATGAAAATGTTATTCCAGACAAATTTAGTACTACTTATTCTAGTGCTATAGTATTTGGGAAAGCTTGTACTGTAGAAAATGAAGAAAAGAAAAATGCTCTTGTAGAAATAATAAAAAAATATTCTAAAGGATTCTTTGAAGAAGGCATGAAATACATAGAGAAAGATATGAATTTAACAACTGTAGTTAAAATAGAAATTGACCATATTTCTGGTAAAGCCTCACGTTTATAG
- a CDS encoding tryptophan transporter, with the protein MKTNTKKLTLNAILLAMGLLIHQLTPAIGLPMQPDISLAMMFIIMILNKDDYRICLVAGIVTGIFAALTTKFPGGQVPNILDKTITINIMFMIMYVIYKLPFMKNLSNKKQDLIVATIIFPIGTIVSGTTFLLVAEAIVGLPGGSFMALFMVAVAPAILINLIAGLLLFKIVSMSIRRVSYQG; encoded by the coding sequence ATGAAAACAAATACAAAAAAATTAACTTTAAATGCAATACTTTTAGCTATGGGTTTATTAATACATCAACTTACACCTGCTATAGGGCTTCCAATGCAACCAGATATATCTTTAGCAATGATGTTTATAATAATGATATTAAATAAAGATGATTATAGGATTTGTCTAGTAGCAGGAATTGTGACAGGGATATTTGCGGCGTTAACAACTAAATTTCCAGGTGGTCAAGTTCCAAATATACTTGATAAAACGATTACAATAAATATAATGTTCATGATAATGTATGTAATTTATAAATTACCATTTATGAAGAACTTAAGCAATAAAAAGCAAGATTTAATAGTAGCTACAATAATATTTCCAATAGGTACTATTGTTAGTGGAACTACATTTTTACTAGTTGCCGAGGCAATAGTAGGTCTTCCTGGAGGTTCATTTATGGCATTATTTATGGTTGCAGTAGCACCGGCAATACTAATAAATTTAATAGCTGGTTTGCTGTTATTTAAGATAGTAAGCATGTCTATAAGAAGGGTAAGTTATCAAGGATAG